Proteins from one Triticum aestivum cultivar Chinese Spring chromosome 7A, IWGSC CS RefSeq v2.1, whole genome shotgun sequence genomic window:
- the LOC123148361 gene encoding disease resistance protein RGA4, which yields MEAVAAAAATSFVEWMVPKLFDFLHANHELRKNLKNDIIYIKHEFAMISAVIKDDDSRGGCRSSSEEAHTVWINIVRDLAHAIEDCIDRFMHSVTMADSEKGRLSQAVHRVKTVKARSKFAAEIRTLKNRSEDASKLREKYSNNNSSNSSPRWSLSSEQTDAPTAVQDDDDDTHSSASIGVPVGIDGPRGELMDLIQQEQQLKVITIVGFHGMGKTLLANHVYNSKAIESQYEVRAWVLGGRRTAANVLKEILQQLGHLPLPTNGSLTLTLLHASIRECIGNKRFFIVIDDLRTTAYWHNIKAAFVGLTGRFLVTTVIQPIANICRSSSVSDHVYTMATLTDQDSRILFFKEAFQDDEPLQHVDDLGSAALKKCDGLPLALVTTARFLQSAGNPTPMIWAKLCADLGTHLKSDDLFARMRRVLVQSYTSLDSQVARTFLLYLSTYPSGRPIKKSSLLRRWLAEGLSPGDNRCSDVDAPISNFKKLVDRSIIQPMDATGNTEVKTCHTHGMMLEFILHKSTSDNFVTVLYDGQSTPRLPSNIRRLALHHARPREVQGLTLVRSLTILGEAHPSVLDFSKYELLRVLDLEECVVPLEDGHLKFICRKLLLLRYLCLGKAVIATVLPKEISKLQLLDTLDVRNTPIEILPTQVLELPHLLHLFGKFKLKQDVGGRRMSKLQTWLSMKSRLETLAGFVVDSAKSQEFAQLMDHMNYLTKVKIWCESTADVSSSSHLAKAIKGFIERSTEFKGTTSLSLSFEGGLTQDMLNSSLEKGKNSCCYLGSLKLQGSKICSLPRFVALLGGLTKLGLSSPHLSLSQDFLAAVDNVPGLAYLKLVATSLDKLVITKGILKRLGRLSIVVDSMIGQLEIQEGALPCLKSLQLLCKDLVASISGTSLVQSLGHLKEIALHREVGDETKQEWTEAAKNLPSPRPKILFL from the exons atggaggctGTGGCCGCGGCCGCGGCCACCTCATTCGTGGAGTGGATGGTGCCGAAGCTCTTTGATTTCTTACATGCAAATCATGAGCTTCGGAAGAACCTGAAGAATGACATCATCTACATCAAGCATGAGTTTGCTATGATTTCTGCCGTCATCAAGGATGATGATAGCCGTGGTGGCTGCCGCAGCAGCAGTGAAGAAGCGCATACGGTGTGGATCAATATTGTGCGTGACCTGGCGCACGCCATAGAGGACTGCATCGACCGCTTCATGCACAGTGTGACCATGGCTGACTCGGAAAAAGGGAGGCTCAGCCAGGCTGTCCACCGGGTGAAGACGGTGAAGGCCCGCAGCAAGTTTGCTGCGGAAATCCGGACGCTGAAGAATAGATCAGAAGATGCTTCCAAGCTGAGAGAAAaatacagcaacaacaacagcagcaattCCTCACCAAGGTGGTCGTTGTCATCTGAGCAGACAGACGCGCCGACGGCGGTTCaggatgatgacgatgacaccCATTCATCAGCTTCCATCGGCGTTCCTGTGGGTATCGACGGTCCCCGTGGCGAGCTTATGGATCTGATCCAGCAGGAGCAGCAGCTTAAGGTGATTACCATTGTGGGATTCCATGGTATGGGCAAGACTCTCCTTGCCAATCATGTGTACAACTCCAAGGCAATTGAGAGCCAATATGAAGTACGGGCTTGGGTTCTAGGGGGGAGGAGGACAGCAGCGAATGTTCTCAAGGAGATACTCCAGCAGCTTGGCCACCTTCCCCTGCCAACCAATGGCAGTCTCACTCTCACCTTGCTTCATGCGAGCATCAGAGAGTGCATTGGCAACAAGAG GTTCTTTATTGTAATTGATGACCTGCGGACAACAGCATATTGGCACAACATAAAAGCAGCCTTTGTCGGTTTAACTGGCAGATTTCTAGTGACGACGGTCATTCAGCCCATAGCAAATATATGCCGAAGCTCATCTGTTAGTGATCATGTATACACAATGGCAACTCTTACCGACCAAGACTCAAGAATATTGTTCTTCAAGGAAGCTTTCCAAGACGATGAACCACTGCAGCATGTGGATGACCTCGGCTCTGCAGCGCTCAAGAAATGTGACGGTCTTCCCCTTGCTCTTGTTACCACCGCCAGGTTCTTGCAAAGCGCAGGTAATCCAACACCCATGATATGGGCAAAATTATGCGCCGACCTGGGTACACATCTGAAGAGTGATGATCTATTTGCAAGAATGAGGCGTGTGCTTGTCCAGAGCTACACCAGCCTTGATAGCCAGGTTGCCAGGACATTCTTGCTCTATTTGAGTACCTACCCAAGTGGTCGTCCTATCAAGAAATCGAGCTTGTTAAGGAGATGGTTAGCAGAAGGGTTGTCCCCAGGAGACAATAGATGTAGTGATGTTGATGCCCCCATTAGCAATTTCAAAAAACTTGTCGACCGGAGCATCATCCAGCCAATGGATGCCACCGGTAACACAGAGGTGAAGACATGCCATACCCATGGCATGATGCTGGAGTTCATCCTGCACAAGTCCACGTCCGACAACTTCGTTACCGTGTTGTATGATGGGCAGTCTACCCCTCGCCTACCCAGTAACATCCGACGGCTTGCTCTGCATCACGCAAGGCCAAGAGAAGTGCAAGGTTTAACTCTTGTCCGCTCACTGACAATCTTGGGCGAGGCGCACCCATCTGTCCTGGACTTCTCCAAGTATGAACTGCTGCGAGTTTTGGATCTGGAAGAGTGCGTTGTACCCTTGGAGGATGGCCATCTCAAGTTCATATGCAGAAAACTGTTGCTACTGAGGTACCTATGCCTCGGGAAAGCTGTTATTGCTACGGTGCTTCCCAAGGAGATCAGCAAGCTTCAATTATTGGATACACTGGATGTGAGAAATACACCGATAGAGATTCTGCCAACACAAGTCCTGGAGCTGCCACATTTACTTCATCTCTTTGGGAAGTTCAAGCTGAAACAAGATGTAGGAGGCCGGAGAATGAGTAAGCTACAGACTTGGTTGTCAATGAAGAGCAGATTGGAAACACTGGCAGGATTTGTTGTGGACAGCGCGAAGAGCCAAGAATTTGCACAGCTCATGGATCATATGAATTATCTGACAAAGGTGAAAATATGGTGCGAGTCTACCGCCGATGTCAGCAGCTCAAGTCATCTAGCAAAGGCCATCAAGGGGTTCATTGAGAGAAGCACCGAGTTCAAAGGGACAACTTCACTCTCACTCAGTTTTGAAGGTGGGTTGACCCAAGACATGCTGAATTCCTCGCTGGAGAAAGGAAAGAATTCCTGCTGCTATCTTGGCTCGCTCAAGCTGCAAGGAAGCAAGATATGCAGCCTGCCTCGCTTTGTTGCCTTGCTGGGTGGTCTCACAAAGCTAGGCCTTTCATCCCCTCATCTGAGCCTGAGCCAAGACTTCCTTGCTGCCGTGGACAATGTGCCCGGCCTGGCGTACCTGAAGCTGGTTGCAACTAGCCTGGACAAGCTCGTCATCACAAAAGGTATTCTTAAGAGACTTGGACGCCTATCAATCGTGGTTGACTCCATGATTGGTCAGTTGGAAATCCAAGAGGGAGCTTTACCGTGCCTCAAGTCGCTGCAGCTGCTATGCAAAGATCTTGTTGCCTCTATTTCAGGCACGTCACTGGTCCAGTCCCTTGGACATCTCAAGGAGATTGCTCTCCATCGTGAAGTGGGAGATGAAACGAAACAAGAGTGGACAGAAGCAGCAAAGAACCTCCCAAGTCCACGTCCCAAGATCTTGTTTCTCTAG